GGTGCCCGCGGCGACCGCCTTGGCGAGGACAATCTCGGCCGACCGGCCGACAGGGAAAAATTGATGCAAGTCACTGCCTTAAACAATAGCTGCGCCTACGGGCAGCCAGGCATTTTCCGCGGGCATCTGCACTTCGGTAACGCTCGACTTTCCGGCTACAGCTGGCCGCTTTGCGAGGTCCGCGGCACGAGGCCGGGTCCCCGGCTCTGCGTATCGGCCGGAGTCCATGTCAACGAGGTCTCCAGCATCGAAGCCGCCGTGCGCCTGCAACGGTTGTTCGATCCGGAAACGATCAAGGGATCCGTCTCGATCATTCCCCTGATCAATCAGCCCGCGATGTACAAATACTCCGAATATGTCTGCCCGATCGATGATAAGAACATCAACTTCACCTTTCCCGGCAAGAGCGACGGAACGTTCTCCGAGGCGCTGTGCGACGCGATCATGAACGAATGGTGCGCCGGCACCGACTGCTATGTGGACCTGCATGGCGGAGACCTGCGGGAGAACGTGGCGAGGTTTTCCATTTTCCAGCATACGCAAAACGCCGAACTCGACGCGCTGGGGCGGCGTGTTGCGATGTGCTTCGATGCCGACATCGTGATGGGGCTGCCGGCGGCCCATATGGAGAAGCCTGGCCGGCCTCCCACCGGTTTTGCCCGGCACGGCCGGCTTGCCTTGATGTCCGAAGCGGGTTCGAACGGGCTTTTGGACGAGGGAGCGATCTGCTTCCACGTCGAGGGTGTGCTCAACATCGCCCGCACGCTCGGGATCCTCGATACGCCCGTGGCCCCGTTCCGAAACGCCCGTGTACAATGCGATGACTACCTCTGGGTCGACTGCCCGGTGGACGGTGAGTTCCATGCCGAGGTCGAGCCGGGCGAGAGGATCAAGAAGGGCCAGCGCCTCGGCACCATGCGCGATTTGTTCGGCGAGACGCTGGTCGAGATTGGCGCACCTGAAGAGGGCCTCCTTCTGTGGCGCATAACGCATCCGTCGATTCCGAAAAGTGCTCCGGTGCTTGCTGTTGCAGTCGCGGAAAAGCCGCTTTAGGCATAGAGCACGCAGCGAAGGAACGCGATTAATATGACGCTGCTGGACGCACGAAGAGCTGCCGCTTACACCGTGGAAAGAGTGGCCAAGAGGCATGATTACATGAACCGGCTCTTGGCCAATCACTGGATCCGTGGCGCCATTGTTGCCGGGCCGCTCATCATCCTTCTGGTCGGTTTCCTCCTCATTCCATTGTCGATCATCGTGTGGGGCAGCATCGAAGGCACCAAGCTGACCTTTGCGCATTACGCGGGCATAGTCTCCGATGAACTCAACTTGAAGATCCTGCTTTACACGCTCAGGATCGGGCTGATCGTGACCGTCCTTTCTCTGGCGGCAGGCTATCCGGTTGCCTATCTGTTGACGCAGATAAGGTCTCGCGCGTTGTCGACTGTGACCGTCTTCATTCTCATTCCGCTGTTCACGGCCTTTCTGATCCGGACCTATGCCTGGATCATCATCCTCGGCCGCCAGGGGCCAATCAACAATTCGCTCATCTGGCTCGGCCTAATCCGCGAGCCCTTGCCACTCCTCAACACCACTTTCGCCGTCGTGATCGGGATGGTGCATGTGTTCATCCCCATGGCGATTTTCACGATGTATTCGTCAATGGTGCGGATCAACCACGATTTCGCGCGCGCGGCGCAGATTCTTGGCGCAAGGCCGGTCCAAGCGTTCCTGCGGGTCTATTTCCCAATGTCACTTCCGGGGGTTTTCTCCGCGGGGATCCTTATCTTCATCGTTGCAATTGGATTCTATATCACGCCGGCCCTTCTCGGGGGCCCCAGTGATACAATGATATCTCAGCTGATCGTCACGCAGATGACGACGCTGTTGAATTTCGAGCTCAGCTACGCGTCGTCGATCTTGCTTCTTCTCGTCACGATCGGCATTCTTTTCCTTGCAAGCCTGTTCATTCCTCTCGAGATGATCTGGTCTTCCGCGACTGCCGAATTGTCGAACCGAAAGCCACGCGCAAAATCCCGCCTGGTGTCGGGGGCCAAACGGACCTTGAATCCGGTCCTTAGCGCTATCGAAACGCTGGTTCATGCGGCGACCAAACCGCTTCTAACCCACAAATCGCGCTGGCTCTGGGCCTATACGATAGGAGTGATCGTATTTTTGACGGCGCCCCTGATCGTCGTGGTCCTCCTTTCGTTCAGCTCGTCGCAATTCGTGGTCTTTCCCCCTCCAGGCCTATCGCTGCAATGGTGGGTGAAGCTGGCGAACGCGACCGACTGGCATGCAGCCTTCCTCTTTTCGATGAAGCTCGGGATCACTGCCGCCGCTTTTGCGACTCTCATCGGCACGATGGGGGCCTTCTGGCTGGTGCGCACCACGCTGCCCATCAAGCGAGCGCTCTTCCTCTTCTCGCTGGCACCTCTCATGGTGCCTGTGGTCATTATCGCGACATCGCTCTATGTCTTCGAGGCGCACGTTCATCTGCTTGGCAGCTTCGCCGGGCTGGTGATCGGGCATGTCCTTCTGTCCGTACCCTATGTCATCGTGATCATGGCCGCGGCATTGCGCGGCTTCGACCAGTCGCTGGAAAAGGCGGCTGCCATCCACGGCGCGCGTCCGCTGCAGGTGCTCCGCCTCGTGACATTGCCAATCCTGAAGCCGGCACTCCTTACCGCAGGTCTTCTTGCTTTTCTGACCTCGTTCGATGAGTTGCTGGTCGCCATCTTCTTGATCGGGCGGCAGACGCCGACACTGCCGATCAAGTTCTGGGGCGATATCAAGTACCAGATTGACCCGCTGCTCAGCACCGCTTCGACCTTCATTGTCCTGCTCGTGACTGTGGCGATCTTGCTGGCGCAGTGGATCAGGGTACGGCATGAGAAGCGGACATCGGCTAGCGTCAGCGAGTGAGCGATTGGAGATAACAATGTCCACCAGCCTTGAAATGAAAAGCATACAGAAATTTTACGGCGCGCTCCACGTCGTGCGGGACTTCGATCTCTATATCGAGCCGGGCGAGTTCGTAACCTTCCTCGGGCCGTCCGGTTCGGGTAAAACGACGGCGCTGAAAATGATTGCGGGGTTCGAAACGGTCAGTTCCGGTGACATATTGCTCGGAATGCGCTCGATCGTCGATGTGCCTCCCTATGAGCGCGGCATCGGCATGGTCTTCCAGAACTATGCGCTCTTTCCGCATATGACGGTGGCCGAGAACGTTGCCTTCCCCCTGACGGTGCGCAAGGTCGCGCGGGCGGAAAGTGAGGAGAAGGTCCAGCGCGCACTGCGGCTGGTCAAGATGGCAGAGTATCGCGACCGCTACCCCAATCAGCTGTCCGGTGGGCAACAACAGCGCATCGCCCTCGCTCGTGCCATCGTCTTCAATCCAAGCGTTCTGCTCATGGACGAGCCGCTGGGCGCTCTCGACCGCAACCTGCGCGAACATATGAAGATCGAGATCATGCGAATCCAGAAGGAGCTGAACATCACCGTGGTCTTCGTCACCCATGACCAGGACGAAGCGCTCATCATGTCCGACCGGATTGCCATCATCAACGAAGGCAGGCTCGTCCAGGTCGCCGACAGCCGGAGCCTCTACTACAGCCCGCAGGATCGGTTCGTCGCGTCATTCGTCGGCGAGTCCAACCTTCTACCCTGCCGTATCGAACGCGTTGAGAACGGTGCAGGCAAGGTGACCATCGCCGAGCGTGCCCCAGGGGTGGCGCGCCTATCCGGCCAGACGAGAGGCCAAGCGGGATGGCTGTTTGTGCGACCGGAGCATGTAGACATCGACCCGCGCGGTGCGACCTCCGACGTTGAGAATGCTCTCGAAGGCATCGTCGAGGATGCGCTCTTCCTGGGCGAAATGACACGCTACGCCATCCGCTGTGGAGAGGAGATCATCACCGTCAAGCAGCAGAATCGCGGGCAGGCCCATTTTGCGGGCGGAACACCGGTTACCGTTTCTTGGAAAGCCGACAACTGCATCGTCTTGAACTGAAGGCCAGGGAAGGCACGATCGACGTTTTAGATGCGTGGGCCGCCCCCATTCCGCTTGCGCTGCCGGCCATGTCACAAACACTCAGGCAGTATGCGCTTCGTCGCGTGCGGAGTGTAAGCTTACGCGTCTGCAGCTGTTTCGAAAGCTGTCTCCGCTGGTCCCTAATTCATGCCTTCATGCGACGCAAGCCGATCGCGCAAAAGTCCTGTGCTCATGCCATGG
The genomic region above belongs to Mesorhizobium sp. B4-1-4 and contains:
- a CDS encoding succinylglutamate desuccinylase/aspartoacylase family protein yields the protein MQVTALNNSCAYGQPGIFRGHLHFGNARLSGYSWPLCEVRGTRPGPRLCVSAGVHVNEVSSIEAAVRLQRLFDPETIKGSVSIIPLINQPAMYKYSEYVCPIDDKNINFTFPGKSDGTFSEALCDAIMNEWCAGTDCYVDLHGGDLRENVARFSIFQHTQNAELDALGRRVAMCFDADIVMGLPAAHMEKPGRPPTGFARHGRLALMSEAGSNGLLDEGAICFHVEGVLNIARTLGILDTPVAPFRNARVQCDDYLWVDCPVDGEFHAEVEPGERIKKGQRLGTMRDLFGETLVEIGAPEEGLLLWRITHPSIPKSAPVLAVAVAEKPL
- a CDS encoding ABC transporter permease subunit; amino-acid sequence: MTLLDARRAAAYTVERVAKRHDYMNRLLANHWIRGAIVAGPLIILLVGFLLIPLSIIVWGSIEGTKLTFAHYAGIVSDELNLKILLYTLRIGLIVTVLSLAAGYPVAYLLTQIRSRALSTVTVFILIPLFTAFLIRTYAWIIILGRQGPINNSLIWLGLIREPLPLLNTTFAVVIGMVHVFIPMAIFTMYSSMVRINHDFARAAQILGARPVQAFLRVYFPMSLPGVFSAGILIFIVAIGFYITPALLGGPSDTMISQLIVTQMTTLLNFELSYASSILLLLVTIGILFLASLFIPLEMIWSSATAELSNRKPRAKSRLVSGAKRTLNPVLSAIETLVHAATKPLLTHKSRWLWAYTIGVIVFLTAPLIVVVLLSFSSSQFVVFPPPGLSLQWWVKLANATDWHAAFLFSMKLGITAAAFATLIGTMGAFWLVRTTLPIKRALFLFSLAPLMVPVVIIATSLYVFEAHVHLLGSFAGLVIGHVLLSVPYVIVIMAAALRGFDQSLEKAAAIHGARPLQVLRLVTLPILKPALLTAGLLAFLTSFDELLVAIFLIGRQTPTLPIKFWGDIKYQIDPLLSTASTFIVLLVTVAILLAQWIRVRHEKRTSASVSE
- a CDS encoding ABC transporter ATP-binding protein; the protein is MSTSLEMKSIQKFYGALHVVRDFDLYIEPGEFVTFLGPSGSGKTTALKMIAGFETVSSGDILLGMRSIVDVPPYERGIGMVFQNYALFPHMTVAENVAFPLTVRKVARAESEEKVQRALRLVKMAEYRDRYPNQLSGGQQQRIALARAIVFNPSVLLMDEPLGALDRNLREHMKIEIMRIQKELNITVVFVTHDQDEALIMSDRIAIINEGRLVQVADSRSLYYSPQDRFVASFVGESNLLPCRIERVENGAGKVTIAERAPGVARLSGQTRGQAGWLFVRPEHVDIDPRGATSDVENALEGIVEDALFLGEMTRYAIRCGEEIITVKQQNRGQAHFAGGTPVTVSWKADNCIVLN